The Pimelobacter simplex genomic sequence TGGTGTACATGACCCGCCGCACGTAGGCCTCGAAGCCGTCGGGCCCCACCCGGGACCAGGCCCGCCAGGACTTCGCCAGCGCCGTCTGGACCAGGTCCTCGGCGAGCTGGTGATCGGTCGTCAGCAGCCACGCCGAGCGCCACAACGCGTCGCCGCGGGCCACGACGAACGCGTCGAACGCGCCCTCGTCGTCCGCACGGACCACCGCGTCGTGGGCCATCGGGTCCTCCACCACCGTTCGCTCCATCGGCACTCCTCTCACCCACCAGAAGCGGGTGGGGGTGCCGGAAGGTTGTCAGCCGGTGGTCAGCCGGCCAGACCGTCGACGACTTCGGCCCCGGGGGCCTGCACGAACAGGTGCCCCGGCACGAGGAGCTTGGAGCGGCGCAGCCCCGAGCCGATCACGGCCAGCGCCATCTCCGGGACCCGCACGTCGACCAGCAGCCGCCAGCCGGACGGCAGCCCGACGGGGGTGATCCCGCCGTACTCCATGCCGGAGTCGGCGACCGCCCGCTCCAGCGGCAGGAACGACGGCTTGCGCACGTCGAGCAGCCGCTTGACCGTGTGGTTGACGTCGGCCCGGGTGTCGGCCCGGACCAGGCACGCCGCGACCCGCTCCTCGCCCTCGCGCTTGCCGGCGACGAGGACGCAGTTGGCACCCGCCTCCATCGGTACGTCATAGGCGGCGCTCATCGCCGCCGTGTCGGCCAGGTCCGGGTCGATCTCGACCACGGCGATCGCCGCCGCCCCCGGCCAGGCGGCGAGGGCGGCGGCGACGGGGGCCGCGACGAGGTCCGGTCGCTCCAGGGCGGGCAGCGAGGTCAGACCGGGGAGCTGCGGGAGCTCGGGGTGCTCGGGAGGTGCGGCGCTCATGGCGCCATCCTGCCCGGTCGGGCTCGTCGCCCGTGGCTACTGCCAGCCCTGGACCCGGGTGCCGTAGCCGTGGTGGTCGTAGTGGTGGTCGTCGTAGCCGCCGGGGTCCGGGTCGTCCGGGTGCCGGCGCCCGCGCAGGACGGTGGCGACCAGGCCGGCCGCACCGGCGGCGAGCCAGGGCAGCGAGAGGATCCAGCCCGTGTCGGCGATCTTGACCGTCTCGCTGGCCACCAGCGCCCACACGCCGACCAGGCCGACGAACGCGACCCCCATCACCAGGTGACCGGTGTTGACCGGGTGCCAGCCGGAGCGGCGCGGCGCGGCGGGCTCCGCGGCGATCGGCTCGGTGACGGGCTCGGGGAACGCCTGGGTCGTCGGCTCGGGCTCGGGCGCGGTCCGGGGCTCGCCCGGCTGCTCGTCGAAGATGCTCATGCTGCGCTCCGGAACTCGATCTGGCCCAGCTTGAGCTGA encodes the following:
- a CDS encoding YbaK/EbsC family protein — encoded protein: MSAAPPEHPELPQLPGLTSLPALERPDLVAAPVAAALAAWPGAAAIAVVEIDPDLADTAAMSAAYDVPMEAGANCVLVAGKREGEERVAACLVRADTRADVNHTVKRLLDVRKPSFLPLERAVADSGMEYGGITPVGLPSGWRLLVDVRVPEMALAVIGSGLRRSKLLVPGHLFVQAPGAEVVDGLAG